The genomic region TACGAGGGAGAACAAAATGCCTCTTGTGATGAACCGCGATGTCTTCATCACCTGTGCCGTGACCGGCGCCGGCGATACGGTCTCGAAATCCAGCCACGTTCCCGTTACTCCCAAGCAGATCGCGGATTCCGCGATCGATGCCGCCAAGGCTGGGGCGGCAGTCGTTCACTGCCATGTCCGCGATCCGGACACCGGTGCCGCAAGCCGACGCAACGACCTCTACAAGGAAGTCACCGATCGCATCCGCTCCGCCGAGATCGATGTCGTGCTCAATCTGACGGCCGGCATGGGCGGCGACCTGATTTTCGGCAATGTCGAAACGCCTCTGCCCCTCAACCCAAAAGGGACCGACATGGCGGGCGCCAGCGAGCGTGTCAGCCATGTCGGCGAATGCCTGCCGGAAATCTGCACGCTCGACTGCGGGACCATGAACTTCAGTCTCGGCGACTATGTCATGACCAATACGCCAGGCATGCTGCGCGCGATGGCGAAAAAGATGACCGATCTCGGTGTGCGGCCAGAAATCGAGGCCTTCGATACCGGCCATCTCTGGTTCGCCAAACAGCTTGCCGACGAAAGCCTGATCGAGGACCCGGTGCTGATCCAGCTCTGCATGGGTATCCCATGGGGAGCGCCGGACGATCTCAATACCTTCATGGCGATGGTCAACAACGTGCCGCAGAGCTGGACCTTTTCGGCCTTCTCGATCGGCCGCAACGCCATGGCCTATCCGGCAGCGGCTATTCTCGCCGGCGGAAACGTCCGTGTCGGCCTGGAAGACAATCTCTATGCCGGCAAGGGCAGGCTTGCGACCAATGCCCAGCTTGTCGAAAAGGCAGTCCAGGTGGTCGAAGGCATGGGCGCGCGTATCATCGGACCGGAAGAGGTCCGAAAGAAGCTTAAACTGACGAAGCGCTGAGGGCCGGATGATAAAGATCAACAAGGCAGCCTGCATAGGCGGCGGCGTCATCGGCGGCGGATGGATTGCTCGCTTCCTTCTCGCCGGTATCGACGTTGACGTCTTCGATCCACATCCTGACGCGCGCCGCATCATCGGCGAGGTCCTCGCCAATGCCGAACGGGCCTATGCGATGCTGACAGGCGCACCGCTGCCAAAACGCGGCAAGTTGACCTTCTGCGGCAGCTTGGAAGAAGCCGTCGTCGATGCCGACTGGATCCAGGAAAGCGTGCCCGAACGGCTCGACTTGAAGCGTAGCGTCTTAGCCCAGATCGACGCGGCAGCGCGACCGGACGCCTTAATTGGCTCGTCGACGTCGGGCCTGCTGCCGACCGATCTTCAGCAGGACATGCAGTATC from Rhizobium gallicum bv. gallicum R602sp harbors:
- a CDS encoding BKACE family enzyme, with the translated sequence MPLVMNRDVFITCAVTGAGDTVSKSSHVPVTPKQIADSAIDAAKAGAAVVHCHVRDPDTGAASRRNDLYKEVTDRIRSAEIDVVLNLTAGMGGDLIFGNVETPLPLNPKGTDMAGASERVSHVGECLPEICTLDCGTMNFSLGDYVMTNTPGMLRAMAKKMTDLGVRPEIEAFDTGHLWFAKQLADESLIEDPVLIQLCMGIPWGAPDDLNTFMAMVNNVPQSWTFSAFSIGRNAMAYPAAAILAGGNVRVGLEDNLYAGKGRLATNAQLVEKAVQVVEGMGARIIGPEEVRKKLKLTKR